The Hymenobacter swuensis DY53 genome includes the window AAGCTATTCCGACCTGATTCAGCTGCCCAGCTACCGGCTGCCCGGCTTTTCGGAGGTGAAGAACAACGACGTGGTAGTGTTCAACGTGCCCTTCGAAGCCGAACACCCCGCCGACCTGCGCACAAACTACATTAAGCGGTGCATTGCTGTTGCCGGCGACGTGCTGGAGGTTAAGCAGGGGCAGGTATTCATCAATGGTAAGCCCGCCAAGAACTACCCGGAAATGCAGAGCAGCTACTTCCTGCAGGTGCCCGGAAACGACGACTTGGCAGCGGACTTCCGACAGTACGGCGTAGTGAACTACGATACGCCCGAGGGCACTCCCTACCAAGCGGATACTGAGTTGTACGGCCGGGGCTACGAAGTACACATGACCCAGGCGGCGTACGAGTTCTTCAAAAAGCAGCCCTACGTGAAAGGCATTGTGGATCTGAAGACGCCGCCAAACCAGCCGGAGCGGCAGCAGGTGTTCCCCAACAACCCTGATTCACCCTATAGTCAGCCCCTGGCCAACCCACCCTTCCCCACCTGGAATAAGGACAACTACGGTCCCCTCCAGATTCCGAAGGAAGGCCAAACGGTGCAGCTCACCCCCCAGAACTCGCCCCAGTATCAGAAAATCATTCTGCGCTACGAGCACAACGAAGGCATGAGCGTGGATGCCAACGGTCAGATTCTGCAGAACGGTCAGCCTTTGAAGAGCTACACCTTCAAGCAGGATTACTACTTCATGATGGGCGACAACCGCCATAACTCCCTCGATTCGCGTTTCTGGGGCTTCGTGCCCGCCGACCACATCGTGGGCAAGGCCGTGCTCATCTGGCTGTCGGTTGATCCGCACGCCTCCTTCTTCCAGAAAGTCCGCTGGAACCGCCTGTTTAACTTGGTAGATTAACCGTCATTGCGAGGAGGCACGACGAAGCAATCTGTCCTTAACGCAGCCCAACGCCCTGACCTATTCGAAAGCCCCTAACGTCCGTGCTGGCGTCAGGGGCTTTCTTTTTTTCAGGGTTTAGCACGTCGTGAAGGACAGATTGCTTCGTCGTGCCTCCTCGCGCTTTACCACGTAATCGGCTGCTCGTGGTGCTGCTGCAAGTAGGTGTTGGTTTGGCTGAAAGGGCGGCTGCCGAAGAAGCCTCGGTCGGCGGCGTAGGGCGAGGGGTGGGCGGCTTTCAGCACCAAGTGCTTGCGGGCATCAATAATTTCGCCCTTTTTCTGCGCGTACGCGCCCCACAGGATAAACACCACATGCTCCTTCTGGTCGGAAATC containing:
- the lepB gene encoding signal peptidase I gives rise to the protein MAVQSWEKYLEKNPSAPVTPGKEPKKRKSAVREWGDAILFAVVAATLIRWATFEAYTIPTPSMEHSLLVGDYLFVSKLHYGPRTPQTPLQVPLTHQTIWGSSIRSYSDLIQLPSYRLPGFSEVKNNDVVVFNVPFEAEHPADLRTNYIKRCIAVAGDVLEVKQGQVFINGKPAKNYPEMQSSYFLQVPGNDDLAADFRQYGVVNYDTPEGTPYQADTELYGRGYEVHMTQAAYEFFKKQPYVKGIVDLKTPPNQPERQQVFPNNPDSPYSQPLANPPFPTWNKDNYGPLQIPKEGQTVQLTPQNSPQYQKIILRYEHNEGMSVDANGQILQNGQPLKSYTFKQDYYFMMGDNRHNSLDSRFWGFVPADHIVGKAVLIWLSVDPHASFFQKVRWNRLFNLVD